One part of the Humulus lupulus chromosome 9, drHumLupu1.1, whole genome shotgun sequence genome encodes these proteins:
- the LOC133802451 gene encoding pentatricopeptide repeat-containing protein At1g62670, mitochondrial isoform X1, whose protein sequence is MLFSRGFRLIPRTSFNGFSRWFISHRPGYSRTTTHRLKDSTVKVIIIASEKILSFNRAGFNQGFCFDGFCFGCGGLGESCYWDFPGSRYQIHHQSSSSVEEQLDPFSLVADELSLVANRLRDMVVAEVSVLARDFLASRACVALAALKYTEVVALLATVLEQLVTGLTMQMTCTSDQRCSMNYTQKVHYKTAFGTGSRANYGELDITNGGYDRFKEMDHESYKNFSVFGCSRGDSENNQNTNFDESDDSDDEVEEGEESDGNEDYMELQLTNRSSTREENVCRIEGDQDDESKHPLVREVCRLIDLRSTWNSKLEGELRHLLRSLKPRQVCAVLRSFEDERIALKLFYWADRQWRYQHDPIVYYAMLEILSKTKLCQGAKRVLRLMARRRIQRTPEAFGLVMVSYSRAGKLRTALRMLTLMQKAGIEPNLSVCNTAIHVLVMGNRLEKALRFLGRMEIVGIKPNVVTYNCLIKGYCNVHRIDDALELIAEMPLKDCSPDKVSYYSVMGFLCKEKRIKEVRTLMEKMKDAGLVADQVTYNNLIHMLSKHGHGNEALEFLREAEAKGFQVDKVGYTAIVHSFCKECNTDMAKEVVNEMFSKACIPDVVTYTSVLNGFCREGKLDQAKKMLQQMYKHGCKPNTVSYTCLLNGLCQSGKTLEAREMLNMSEEEWWTPNAVTYSVVMHGLRREGKLVEACDLVEDMVRKGFFPNSVEINLLIQSLCQEGNMDKAKKFMEGCLQKGCAVNVVNFTTLIHGYCQKDDLEAAFSLLDDMYLSNKHPDAFTYTTLVNALGRKGKIDDMSKLMMKMLGKGVDPTPVTYRTVIHWYCQIGRVDDLLKLLERMLVRQKSRTVYNQVIEKLCSFGNLEEAEKLLTKVLRTASRIDANTCHILMDSFLSRGFPMSAYRVANRMFNRNMIPDLKFCEKLSKRLMSEGNLKEADNLMLWFVERGCRSPQNQESM, encoded by the exons ATGTTATTTTCAAGGGGCTTTCGTCTGATTCCGAGGACCAGCTTCAATGGGTTTTCGCGTTGGTTCATCTCGCACCGACCCGGGTACTCGCGGACCACTACTCATCGTCTTAAAGATTCGACCGTGAAGGTTATTATCATTGCTAGTGAAAAGATTCTTTCTTTTAATCGCGCGGGGTTTAATCAAGGTTTCTGTTTCGACGGCTTTTGTTTTGGTTGTGGCGGTTTGGGAGAAAGTTGTTACTGGGATTTTCCTGGCTCTAGATACCAAATTCATCACCAGAGTAGCTCCTCAGTTGAG GAACAATTAGACCCTTTTTCGCTTGTTGCGGATGAACTCTCACTTGTTGCTAATAGGTTGCGTGATATGGTGGTTGCGGAG GTATCAGTATTAGCAAGAGATTTTCTGGCTTCTCGAGCTTGTGTTGCACTTGCAGCTTTAAAATATACTGAG GTAGTAGCATTGCTAGCCACAGTTCTAGAACAGCTTGTGACTGGTTTAACCATGCAAATGACATGTACATCTGATCAACGTTGTAG CATGAATTATACGCAAAAGGTGCATTACAAAACTGCATTTGGAACGGGAAGTAGAGCGAATTATGGAGAACTTGATATCACCAATGGTGGGTACGATAGATTTAAGGAAATGGATCATGAGAGTTATAAGAATTTTAGTGTATTTGGATGTTCTAGAGGTGATTCTGAAAACAATCAGAACACTAATTTTGACGAGTCTGATGACAGCGATGATGAAGTAGAAGAAGGGGAGGAGAGTGATGGTAATGAGGATTATATGGAGTTGCAATTGACTAATAGAAGTAGTACACGTGAAGAAAATGTTTGTAGAATTGAAGGTGATCAGGATGATGAGTCCAAACACCCTTTGGTGAGAGAGGTTTGTAGGTTAATTGATCTTAGGTCAACTTGGAACTCAAAGCTTGAAGGGGAATTAAGACACTTGTTAAGGAGCCTCAAGCCTAGGCAGGTTTGTGCTGTTCTGCGTTCGTTTGAAGATGAACGAATTGCTTTGAAATTGTTTTATTGGGCTGATCGGCAATGGCGGTATCAACATGATCCGATAGTGTACTATGCAATGCTTGAAATTCTTAGCAAGACTAAGTTGTGTCAGGGGGCTAAGAGGGTCCTCCGACTAATGGCTCGACGAAGAATTCAACGTACACCTGAAGCTTTCGGTCTTGTGATGGTTTCATATAGTAGGGCGGGGAAGTTGAGGACTGCACTGAGAATGTTGACCTTGATGCAAAAAGCAGGAATAGAACCTAATTTGTCAGTATGCAACACTGCAATTCATGTTCTAGTTATGGGAAATAGATTGGAAAAGGCATTGAGATTTTTAGGACGTATGGAAATCGTTGGAATTAAGCCAAATGTTGTCACCTACAATTGTTTGATAAAAGGATATTGTAATGTGCATCGGATTGATGATGCCTTGGAGCTGATCGCTGAAATGCCACTTAAGGATTGCAGCCCAGATAAAGTTAGTTACTATTCTGTTATGGGCTTTCTTTGCAAAGAAAAAAGGATCAAAGAAGTTAGAACACTGATGGAGAAAATGAAGGATGCTGGATTGGTCGCAGACCAGGTTACTTATAACAACCTTATCCATATGCTCTCAAAGCATGGGCATGGAAATGAGGCCCTTGAATTTTTAAGGGAAGCTGAAGCAAAGGGATTTCAGGTTGATAAGGTTGGGTACACTGCAATTGTTCATTCATTCTGCAAGGAATGTAACACCGACATGGCAAAAGAAGTTGTGAATGAGATGTTCTCGAAAGCTTGCATTCCAGATGTTGTAACATACACCTCTGTTCTTAATGGGTTTTGTAGGGAAGGAAAGCTGGATCAAGCTAAAAAGATGCTTCAACAGATGTACAAGCATGGCTGTAAACCAAATACTGTATCCTATACATGCTTATTAAACGGGCTTTGTCAAAGTGGTAAGACATTAGAGGCAAGAGAGATGCTGAATATGAGTGAGGAAGAATGGTGGACTCCAAATGCTGTTACTTATAGTGTTGTGATGCACGGTTTACGTAGGGAAGGGAAATTGGTTGAGGCCTGTGATCTTGTTGAAGATATGGTTAGAAAGGGATTTTTTCCTAACTCGGTTGAAATAAATTTGCTGATTCAATCCCTCTGCCAAGAGGGAAATATGGACAAGGCTAAGAAGTTCATGGAGGGGTGTCTACAGAAAGGGTGCGCTGTTAATGTTGTAAATTTTACTACTCTTATTCATGGATATTGTCAAAAGGATGACTTGGAAGCTGCTTTTTCATTGCTTGATGACATGTATCTTAGCAACAAACACCCTGATGCATTCACCTATACAACGCTAGTCAATGCATTGGGGAGAAAAGGTAAAATAGACGACATGTCTAAACTTATGATGAAGATGCTGGGAAAAGGTGTAGATCCTACACCTGTGACATACAGAACAGTTATCCATTGGTATTGTCAAATTGGTAGGGTTGATGATTTGTTGAAATTATTAGAAAGAATGCTTGTGAGGCAGAAAAGTAGGACTGTATATAATCAAGTCATTGAGAAGTTATGTAGTTTTGGAAACCTTGAGGAGGCTGAAAAACTCTTGACTAAGGTGTTGAGAACAGCTTCAAGAATTGATGCTAATACATGCCACATTCTTATGGATAGCTTTTTGAGCAGAGGATTTCCTATGTCAGCTTATAGAGTGGCCAATAGGATGTTCAATCGAAATATGATACCCGATTTAAAATTTTGTGAGAAGTTGAGTAAAAGACTGATGTCAGAAGGAAATTTGAAAGAGGCAGACAACCTTATGTTATGGTTCGTAGAGCGTGGATGCAGATCACCTCAGAATCAAGAGTCGATGTAA
- the LOC133802451 gene encoding pentatricopeptide repeat-containing protein At5g41170, mitochondrial isoform X3 has protein sequence MNYTQKVHYKTAFGTGSRANYGELDITNGGYDRFKEMDHESYKNFSVFGCSRGDSENNQNTNFDESDDSDDEVEEGEESDGNEDYMELQLTNRSSTREENVCRIEGDQDDESKHPLVREVCRLIDLRSTWNSKLEGELRHLLRSLKPRQVCAVLRSFEDERIALKLFYWADRQWRYQHDPIVYYAMLEILSKTKLCQGAKRVLRLMARRRIQRTPEAFGLVMVSYSRAGKLRTALRMLTLMQKAGIEPNLSVCNTAIHVLVMGNRLEKALRFLGRMEIVGIKPNVVTYNCLIKGYCNVHRIDDALELIAEMPLKDCSPDKVSYYSVMGFLCKEKRIKEVRTLMEKMKDAGLVADQVTYNNLIHMLSKHGHGNEALEFLREAEAKGFQVDKVGYTAIVHSFCKECNTDMAKEVVNEMFSKACIPDVVTYTSVLNGFCREGKLDQAKKMLQQMYKHGCKPNTVSYTCLLNGLCQSGKTLEAREMLNMSEEEWWTPNAVTYSVVMHGLRREGKLVEACDLVEDMVRKGFFPNSVEINLLIQSLCQEGNMDKAKKFMEGCLQKGCAVNVVNFTTLIHGYCQKDDLEAAFSLLDDMYLSNKHPDAFTYTTLVNALGRKGKIDDMSKLMMKMLGKGVDPTPVTYRTVIHWYCQIGRVDDLLKLLERMLVRQKSRTVYNQVIEKLCSFGNLEEAEKLLTKVLRTASRIDANTCHILMDSFLSRGFPMSAYRVANRMFNRNMIPDLKFCEKLSKRLMSEGNLKEADNLMLWFVERGCRSPQNQESM, from the coding sequence ATGAATTATACGCAAAAGGTGCATTACAAAACTGCATTTGGAACGGGAAGTAGAGCGAATTATGGAGAACTTGATATCACCAATGGTGGGTACGATAGATTTAAGGAAATGGATCATGAGAGTTATAAGAATTTTAGTGTATTTGGATGTTCTAGAGGTGATTCTGAAAACAATCAGAACACTAATTTTGACGAGTCTGATGACAGCGATGATGAAGTAGAAGAAGGGGAGGAGAGTGATGGTAATGAGGATTATATGGAGTTGCAATTGACTAATAGAAGTAGTACACGTGAAGAAAATGTTTGTAGAATTGAAGGTGATCAGGATGATGAGTCCAAACACCCTTTGGTGAGAGAGGTTTGTAGGTTAATTGATCTTAGGTCAACTTGGAACTCAAAGCTTGAAGGGGAATTAAGACACTTGTTAAGGAGCCTCAAGCCTAGGCAGGTTTGTGCTGTTCTGCGTTCGTTTGAAGATGAACGAATTGCTTTGAAATTGTTTTATTGGGCTGATCGGCAATGGCGGTATCAACATGATCCGATAGTGTACTATGCAATGCTTGAAATTCTTAGCAAGACTAAGTTGTGTCAGGGGGCTAAGAGGGTCCTCCGACTAATGGCTCGACGAAGAATTCAACGTACACCTGAAGCTTTCGGTCTTGTGATGGTTTCATATAGTAGGGCGGGGAAGTTGAGGACTGCACTGAGAATGTTGACCTTGATGCAAAAAGCAGGAATAGAACCTAATTTGTCAGTATGCAACACTGCAATTCATGTTCTAGTTATGGGAAATAGATTGGAAAAGGCATTGAGATTTTTAGGACGTATGGAAATCGTTGGAATTAAGCCAAATGTTGTCACCTACAATTGTTTGATAAAAGGATATTGTAATGTGCATCGGATTGATGATGCCTTGGAGCTGATCGCTGAAATGCCACTTAAGGATTGCAGCCCAGATAAAGTTAGTTACTATTCTGTTATGGGCTTTCTTTGCAAAGAAAAAAGGATCAAAGAAGTTAGAACACTGATGGAGAAAATGAAGGATGCTGGATTGGTCGCAGACCAGGTTACTTATAACAACCTTATCCATATGCTCTCAAAGCATGGGCATGGAAATGAGGCCCTTGAATTTTTAAGGGAAGCTGAAGCAAAGGGATTTCAGGTTGATAAGGTTGGGTACACTGCAATTGTTCATTCATTCTGCAAGGAATGTAACACCGACATGGCAAAAGAAGTTGTGAATGAGATGTTCTCGAAAGCTTGCATTCCAGATGTTGTAACATACACCTCTGTTCTTAATGGGTTTTGTAGGGAAGGAAAGCTGGATCAAGCTAAAAAGATGCTTCAACAGATGTACAAGCATGGCTGTAAACCAAATACTGTATCCTATACATGCTTATTAAACGGGCTTTGTCAAAGTGGTAAGACATTAGAGGCAAGAGAGATGCTGAATATGAGTGAGGAAGAATGGTGGACTCCAAATGCTGTTACTTATAGTGTTGTGATGCACGGTTTACGTAGGGAAGGGAAATTGGTTGAGGCCTGTGATCTTGTTGAAGATATGGTTAGAAAGGGATTTTTTCCTAACTCGGTTGAAATAAATTTGCTGATTCAATCCCTCTGCCAAGAGGGAAATATGGACAAGGCTAAGAAGTTCATGGAGGGGTGTCTACAGAAAGGGTGCGCTGTTAATGTTGTAAATTTTACTACTCTTATTCATGGATATTGTCAAAAGGATGACTTGGAAGCTGCTTTTTCATTGCTTGATGACATGTATCTTAGCAACAAACACCCTGATGCATTCACCTATACAACGCTAGTCAATGCATTGGGGAGAAAAGGTAAAATAGACGACATGTCTAAACTTATGATGAAGATGCTGGGAAAAGGTGTAGATCCTACACCTGTGACATACAGAACAGTTATCCATTGGTATTGTCAAATTGGTAGGGTTGATGATTTGTTGAAATTATTAGAAAGAATGCTTGTGAGGCAGAAAAGTAGGACTGTATATAATCAAGTCATTGAGAAGTTATGTAGTTTTGGAAACCTTGAGGAGGCTGAAAAACTCTTGACTAAGGTGTTGAGAACAGCTTCAAGAATTGATGCTAATACATGCCACATTCTTATGGATAGCTTTTTGAGCAGAGGATTTCCTATGTCAGCTTATAGAGTGGCCAATAGGATGTTCAATCGAAATATGATACCCGATTTAAAATTTTGTGAGAAGTTGAGTAAAAGACTGATGTCAGAAGGAAATTTGAAAGAGGCAGACAACCTTATGTTATGGTTCGTAGAGCGTGGATGCAGATCACCTCAGAATCAAGAGTCGATGTAA
- the LOC133802451 gene encoding pentatricopeptide repeat-containing protein At5g41170, mitochondrial isoform X2: MNASLEPTSNAAPSSSNTREEAYSHPENMNYTQKVHYKTAFGTGSRANYGELDITNGGYDRFKEMDHESYKNFSVFGCSRGDSENNQNTNFDESDDSDDEVEEGEESDGNEDYMELQLTNRSSTREENVCRIEGDQDDESKHPLVREVCRLIDLRSTWNSKLEGELRHLLRSLKPRQVCAVLRSFEDERIALKLFYWADRQWRYQHDPIVYYAMLEILSKTKLCQGAKRVLRLMARRRIQRTPEAFGLVMVSYSRAGKLRTALRMLTLMQKAGIEPNLSVCNTAIHVLVMGNRLEKALRFLGRMEIVGIKPNVVTYNCLIKGYCNVHRIDDALELIAEMPLKDCSPDKVSYYSVMGFLCKEKRIKEVRTLMEKMKDAGLVADQVTYNNLIHMLSKHGHGNEALEFLREAEAKGFQVDKVGYTAIVHSFCKECNTDMAKEVVNEMFSKACIPDVVTYTSVLNGFCREGKLDQAKKMLQQMYKHGCKPNTVSYTCLLNGLCQSGKTLEAREMLNMSEEEWWTPNAVTYSVVMHGLRREGKLVEACDLVEDMVRKGFFPNSVEINLLIQSLCQEGNMDKAKKFMEGCLQKGCAVNVVNFTTLIHGYCQKDDLEAAFSLLDDMYLSNKHPDAFTYTTLVNALGRKGKIDDMSKLMMKMLGKGVDPTPVTYRTVIHWYCQIGRVDDLLKLLERMLVRQKSRTVYNQVIEKLCSFGNLEEAEKLLTKVLRTASRIDANTCHILMDSFLSRGFPMSAYRVANRMFNRNMIPDLKFCEKLSKRLMSEGNLKEADNLMLWFVERGCRSPQNQESM, encoded by the exons ATGAATGCCTCACTTGAACCTACTTCGAATGCCGCACCATCTTCCTCAAATACAAGGGAGGAGGCCTACTCTCACCCTGAAAA CATGAATTATACGCAAAAGGTGCATTACAAAACTGCATTTGGAACGGGAAGTAGAGCGAATTATGGAGAACTTGATATCACCAATGGTGGGTACGATAGATTTAAGGAAATGGATCATGAGAGTTATAAGAATTTTAGTGTATTTGGATGTTCTAGAGGTGATTCTGAAAACAATCAGAACACTAATTTTGACGAGTCTGATGACAGCGATGATGAAGTAGAAGAAGGGGAGGAGAGTGATGGTAATGAGGATTATATGGAGTTGCAATTGACTAATAGAAGTAGTACACGTGAAGAAAATGTTTGTAGAATTGAAGGTGATCAGGATGATGAGTCCAAACACCCTTTGGTGAGAGAGGTTTGTAGGTTAATTGATCTTAGGTCAACTTGGAACTCAAAGCTTGAAGGGGAATTAAGACACTTGTTAAGGAGCCTCAAGCCTAGGCAGGTTTGTGCTGTTCTGCGTTCGTTTGAAGATGAACGAATTGCTTTGAAATTGTTTTATTGGGCTGATCGGCAATGGCGGTATCAACATGATCCGATAGTGTACTATGCAATGCTTGAAATTCTTAGCAAGACTAAGTTGTGTCAGGGGGCTAAGAGGGTCCTCCGACTAATGGCTCGACGAAGAATTCAACGTACACCTGAAGCTTTCGGTCTTGTGATGGTTTCATATAGTAGGGCGGGGAAGTTGAGGACTGCACTGAGAATGTTGACCTTGATGCAAAAAGCAGGAATAGAACCTAATTTGTCAGTATGCAACACTGCAATTCATGTTCTAGTTATGGGAAATAGATTGGAAAAGGCATTGAGATTTTTAGGACGTATGGAAATCGTTGGAATTAAGCCAAATGTTGTCACCTACAATTGTTTGATAAAAGGATATTGTAATGTGCATCGGATTGATGATGCCTTGGAGCTGATCGCTGAAATGCCACTTAAGGATTGCAGCCCAGATAAAGTTAGTTACTATTCTGTTATGGGCTTTCTTTGCAAAGAAAAAAGGATCAAAGAAGTTAGAACACTGATGGAGAAAATGAAGGATGCTGGATTGGTCGCAGACCAGGTTACTTATAACAACCTTATCCATATGCTCTCAAAGCATGGGCATGGAAATGAGGCCCTTGAATTTTTAAGGGAAGCTGAAGCAAAGGGATTTCAGGTTGATAAGGTTGGGTACACTGCAATTGTTCATTCATTCTGCAAGGAATGTAACACCGACATGGCAAAAGAAGTTGTGAATGAGATGTTCTCGAAAGCTTGCATTCCAGATGTTGTAACATACACCTCTGTTCTTAATGGGTTTTGTAGGGAAGGAAAGCTGGATCAAGCTAAAAAGATGCTTCAACAGATGTACAAGCATGGCTGTAAACCAAATACTGTATCCTATACATGCTTATTAAACGGGCTTTGTCAAAGTGGTAAGACATTAGAGGCAAGAGAGATGCTGAATATGAGTGAGGAAGAATGGTGGACTCCAAATGCTGTTACTTATAGTGTTGTGATGCACGGTTTACGTAGGGAAGGGAAATTGGTTGAGGCCTGTGATCTTGTTGAAGATATGGTTAGAAAGGGATTTTTTCCTAACTCGGTTGAAATAAATTTGCTGATTCAATCCCTCTGCCAAGAGGGAAATATGGACAAGGCTAAGAAGTTCATGGAGGGGTGTCTACAGAAAGGGTGCGCTGTTAATGTTGTAAATTTTACTACTCTTATTCATGGATATTGTCAAAAGGATGACTTGGAAGCTGCTTTTTCATTGCTTGATGACATGTATCTTAGCAACAAACACCCTGATGCATTCACCTATACAACGCTAGTCAATGCATTGGGGAGAAAAGGTAAAATAGACGACATGTCTAAACTTATGATGAAGATGCTGGGAAAAGGTGTAGATCCTACACCTGTGACATACAGAACAGTTATCCATTGGTATTGTCAAATTGGTAGGGTTGATGATTTGTTGAAATTATTAGAAAGAATGCTTGTGAGGCAGAAAAGTAGGACTGTATATAATCAAGTCATTGAGAAGTTATGTAGTTTTGGAAACCTTGAGGAGGCTGAAAAACTCTTGACTAAGGTGTTGAGAACAGCTTCAAGAATTGATGCTAATACATGCCACATTCTTATGGATAGCTTTTTGAGCAGAGGATTTCCTATGTCAGCTTATAGAGTGGCCAATAGGATGTTCAATCGAAATATGATACCCGATTTAAAATTTTGTGAGAAGTTGAGTAAAAGACTGATGTCAGAAGGAAATTTGAAAGAGGCAGACAACCTTATGTTATGGTTCGTAGAGCGTGGATGCAGATCACCTCAGAATCAAGAGTCGATGTAA